Part of the Methanothermobacter sp. MT-2 genome is shown below.
TCAGGGTGGGGGATCACAAAAAAAGAGTCTATAAATTCATGGGTTGAGATATTCGTTATAGGTAAATATAACGAAGAAAACATGTGAAGGCAAGCAAGAAGAAAACTTTGATATTCAGTTCCTTCTTGGCAACCTAATATCCTTCTATGTTCCCCTTCCGAGCATGCCTAGCGAAGGGTTAATCCATTTCTTTCAAGTCATCCCGCGAAGAAGTAGAAGCGGAATAAAAACTTAAAAGGGGCTGCTATTGGAGGCTAGAAATGCCCTGAACCTCTTTATTTTGGTGTTGGTTTTGTTAAGTTGGGTTTAACGCTCCTCAAATATATGGCATAGAAATGAGAAGTACACCTATTAGGGACATTATAACAAAAAGTGTTTCGAGCACACCTTTTTCATCGCCTCTAAACACATTCTTCGACAGAAAATAGATTAGCAAAAACATATTTCCCAGTAAAAGACACGTTAACAATATAATAGGTAGTTTAGGCCCAGTAGACAGTAAAGCCAACTTACTACCCGTACAGTAAAACCAACAAAATTGTAAAACACGATAACGACGCCAAAAACTGAAAAAGCTTAGATGTATACTGCATCCTCCCACCTCAAACTACCATCAGGATTCTTCGGTATTTCAATATAGTGTATACAATGATCCTCACCAACATAACTTCTCAACTCATAACCATAAATCCAGGTACGATGAATCGAAATATACTTCCAATATTCTTGGGGAAGATAATGATCTCTAAATGTAAGTATGCCATCACCTATCCGCATACACCATCCAATTGGTTGAAATATTTCACCACCACACTCTACTAACACATATGCCAAAACCTGGATCAAACAGTGAGCAGTATCTTCTGAAATGTATGTTTGGTGTTCTATGATGAATTTTTTGATATCGTCTGTGATGTTTAGGAGGCTTGTGTAGGCTATTGTTGCCACGTATCCTGCCATGTTGAGTCCTATAAGTCCCTGGCCCACAAGACCATAATTGAGGATATCCTGGAATGTAAATCCACATAGACTTCAACATTATCATGAGTTGTGATATTTTTTATAGGTTTTTTTTCTAAGATTTTCCAGTTTTTTTGGGCGTGGGGGGCTGCTTTTCTTTTATGCAAGGCCAAAGAAGCCTATAATTACAAGCAAGCCTCCAAGTGCTCTGACAGTTTCATTTTCAGTTTTTCCCAACTCATCCTTGCCTAATAGGTAAATTAAGAGAAACATGTTCACTATGTAAATGGAATAGACAATTAATTTGCTGATAATATAGGGGAAACGGAGACTAACCACAACCAATGCAGCAGTAAAATAAGAAAGGAAATAACTAAAATAAAAAATGTACTTTACCATCATATCATCCTCCTAATCAGATATACACTGCTTCATCCCACCTTAAAGTACCATCTGGGTTCTTTGGGATTTCAATGTAGTGTATGCAATGGTCTTCGCCAACATAACTTTTAAGTTCATAACCATGCCGCCAAGTTCTATGGTAAGAAACATATTTCCAATATTCAGTTGGAAGATAATTCGTTCTTGCCTTCACAATTAAATCACCTTCTGCTAATAGTAGAGAAGCAATCGAAAAAATACCACTTGCCAAGGTGACACCTTCACTACTAAGCTCTTTTAAACTCCATATAAAAAGAATCCCATCTATAATGTCCTCTTCAATGTATGTTTGGTGTTCTATGATGAATTTTTTGATATCGTCTGTGATGTTTAGGAGGCTTGTGTAGGCTATTGTTGCCACGTATCCTGCCATGTTGAGTCCTATAAGTCCCTGGCCCACAAGACCATAATTGAGGATATCAACAAAAGCCATTGGACCTTCCAAGGCAATGTACATGGAGACTACAAGGCCAATATAGGCCTTCTTGATACTATCATCTAAACCTTCAAGGTTTACCGTGCTGTTGCCATCCAGGAAAAGGACGAGCCTAGTAGAAAGGTTATGATCATTAACCGTCGTATTTCATCCTTCCTTTCCTTCAATTTGAATTGGAGCCAGAATAGAAGAGAAAAAATGAACAGAGGTTTAAAAGGTCTGCTATTGGAATCAAATCATTAAAATGTTTAATTCCAATGGGAAATAAAATAATATCGAGACAAATAAGGGAATAAAGTATATTGAGCAAAGATTCATAATCCAAGAAAAGACACCTCCTATATCATCCACTTAGACTACCCCATTGGGGTTCGTTTGAGAATTTTAGCTCCACACACAATATAGTTGCCGCGGATTGTATATAGTCTTTGTTTTTCTGGGGGGGTCTAGTGGGGTTTCTATTAGATTTATTTTTTGTCTGTCTCTAATCTTTTTATGGCTTTTTTGGCTTCTTCATGATCTGGTTTTGCCTTTAATGCTCTCTTATATGATTCTTCCGCCTCTTCGCGTCTTCCTAGTTTTTCCAGGGTTTGGCCTCGCTTATACCATGCTTCTATGTCTTCTGGGTCTAATTGGGTGACTTTTTCGTAGCATTTTAGTGCTTCTTTGTATTTGCCGAGCTTTTGTAGTGCTGCTCCTTTGTTGTACCATGCTTTGTCATCTTCTGGGTTTATCTGTAATGCTTTTTCATAGCATTCCACTGCTTCATCATACCTCCCAAGCTTGGCTAAAGTAACTCCCTTGCCGCGCCATGCTTCTACAAATTTTGGGTTTATTTTTAGGGCTTTATCATAGCATTTGATGGATTTTTCAAGTTTTTCGAGTTTCTCTAAGGTGCAGCCTTTCCAGAACCATGCTATTTCTGAATTAGGATTTAATTGTAGAGCTTTATTAATGTGTTTGAGTGCTTTTTTATATTTTCCAAGTTTGTTTAATAGTATGCCTTTGGAAAATGGTGCTGTGTAGTCATTAGGGTCTATTTCTGAAACTTTGTTAAAACAATTTGATGCTTTCTTTTCCATTCTTATATTTGCAAGGGTAGCGCCTTTATAAAGCAATGCTTCTTTTAAAGTGGGGTCTAACTCCAAGCTTTTATTGAAACATTCTAACGCCTCTTCATCTCTTTCAAGGTCTCTGAGCGCAATACCCTTATTGCACCATGCTAGTGCGTATTCTGGGTCTATCTCTAATGCTTTGTCAAAGTATTTTATGCTTTCTTCGTATTTCTTCTGATTTAAAAGATCAACGCCTTTATTCAGTAGTGATCTTCTCTTGAACCTCTAAATAACATGTAGAGGCACCTTCTATCCTTTGTTTGTGGTTGTATTATTATCCTTGAGATAAATAGCCCTGCTACATCCCTAGAGATCCAAATATAATCAGTACAAGGGTTATGGCTTCCATCCATTTTATTTCATCCTTTATTTCCTTCACATCATCCTTGTAGTCGTAGCATAACTCTAAAGACAAAAGAATAAAGATGGCTAAAAAGCATGCTATTGGTACCAAAACACGAAATATCTCAAAGCCAACAAAATATAAAGAAATATCAAGACAAATAAGAAAATAAAACTTATCGAGTCCATACTTCAATAAACTCCCTCCACTTAGATATATACTGCCTCATCCCATCTTAAAGTACCATCAGGGTTCTTTGGTATTTCAATATAGTGTATACAATGATCCTCGCCAACATAACTTCTCAACTCATAACCATCGAACCATGAATGATGATACGCTATATACTTCCAGTACTCTTTTGGAAGATAATGATCTCTAAATCTCAATATGTTCTCACCTATCATTATACAATATCCAATTGGCTCAAGTATTACACGGCCACTCCCTGATAACACGCGTCCCAAAACAATAAGTAAAGGACCATGTAAAAAACCAATGTCCTCTGGAATGTATGTTTGGTGTTCTATGATGAATTTTTTGATATCGTCTGTGATGAGTTGTGATATTTTTTTATAGGTTTAATATTTTTTCTTTAAGATTTTCCAGTTTTTTTGGGCGTGGGGGGCTGGAGATTCTTTTATTCCCGTATATTAAGGTTACTATGAGTGTTAATGCTGCTAGTATCTTGAAGGGTTCTGACATATAATAAATAAGGATGACGCATGAAATTAAAGTTAGTATGTATATAATGGCTTCTAATCTTTTCTTTTTATCAGGGTATTTTCCAGCCGCCTCACAACCTAAATAATCAGCCACCCCTACCAATATTAGCCATGGAAACGCCAGATTAAAACCTAAAACAATATAACAAGCAATGAAAAGGGAACATAAAATTCCTTCGATGATAAATAACGACCATTTCATATCTTCACTCATGCTTTCAGCCTCAAGACATCATCATATTTATAGCCTTCACTCTTGTACCATTGCTCATATTCTCTCAGTCCATTAACCAATAAATCCAAACCACCACCAAAAAATAGTAATACATTATAGTATAAAAAGATTACTATCTTCTTTGGAGGCGAAAAAAGTATATGCAGGGGGACTAGGGTTCCAGTTAACACATAGGAAAACAAAAAAGGGGGAGAGAATTTCCAAGACAAGCATGCCAAAAATTTTGGTGAATGACTTTAAAGTGATGCCCCCCTCCTCAGTTTATCCTAACAGTATTGAAGATAGAAAAACAATTTAAAGCCATGATAAAACTCGGTGGATATAAAATCTAAGATTCGGAGATGTTCAAATAGATGTCAGTAAGGTATAGATGGAAGAAATATGCGCTCTCCGTCTACGATTCCCTTCGATGACGTTCACTTCAAGGGGTTATCGCCCACGCCTAACGAAAACGTTATACGAAAGGCTCGCCCCACTATAAAATCGTTCCAAAATTGTCTTATTTATAGGGAAAAATGAACAAAAAAATAATTCACATCAAAAACAACTTCAAAACCAGGTTCTTATTTTGTACTACAGTCTTCTTGGGGCTGACTAAACATTTGGGTGGATTGAAAGCCCATTAAAGAACTAGTCACATACTCATACGGTTTTTTGGAAGTTGTTAGATGCTATATGGCAAATATGGTTGCAATATCAAAGATAGGTTAAAAGGGTAGAAAGAGCTAAGAAAAAAGGGTAAAATGATAAGATTTAAGGCAGTAGATGCTAAGAACCCTTTTTGAAGAAGGATCTTTTCAATGCAGTTTATTAGCGATTCTGTAAATGCCTTCAAGCCCATAAACGAGTATAAGATAGTAATAAAGCCTGGGGGTTACATTAGATTCGATAAAGCAACTTAGGTGGAAATTCCTCCTCTAGAATTAGTTGAATGCTTATCCCACGCTTTAAGTGGAGCTGAGTTTTTAACTACAGAGGATTGAAATGTTTTTGTTGGGAGAGAGCAGGATCTTTTCTTGACCTAATAATTATAATCTACAAGACTATTATCCTACGCCAGGAGGGCTGACGAAGCTAAATGAATCCTGAGGATTGCTTGGAGGGATGGGGGCAAATAGAATAGTGATAAAAAAGTAAAAAGAGGTGGCGAATGAGCGCTTAAAATTGTTATGCAATTTTTGCCCTTCAAGTCCTTTAACAAGCAAAGTATCTGGCTTGGACTTTAAGTTCCCGCCCAAATCGCTTTTGGGCGATTTCAGCGCCAAACCTTATAAGAGGTTGCATTGGAGGGAAAGGAAGAATGTTTAGCATAGAAAATGTGTTGAATAAGCGTGAAAGGGTCGGTCTATTCTGAAGCGGATTTTTCAACATTCAATTTAGCATGGGGAATTCATAAAATGCATCCAGATTTCAATGTAAGATTGGAAAAAGAGAGGAAATGTTTTCATTTTTTAGGAAACGACAAGATTTGCGCTTTAGAATTGAATATGAAGGTAAGAGGTTTGACATAACTGTATCAAGATTATCACTTAAAAAATCAAAGTGTCCAAGGGTACGATTTTTTTGTAAGGATGTTGAAAAAGGACTGGAAAAGTGTTAGAAATACCCCGATGGCACAAATTTCGTTATTTTTTTTCTAATGACGATCTCTATTGGAGGAGCGCCACGAAATTCAAACGCAGCAGATAAAGTGGTCATGAAGGAAGAACATTGAAATGGAAAGAATGGGGGACCCATCAAATTAGCCAATGAATTACACCATTCACTGGAAAGATTATTCAGACTTAAAAAATGGAAAGTTTAGATTTCTAGAGGGAATTTTTTGATCTAGTTTTCCCCTTAAAGTCATTGACATAAAAAATTTGGGTTAAGAGCCGATTCAAAATAAAACTTTTTTTGTTGCTGCTAAATGCCATTAAATAGGGGGGATAAAATCAGAAAATTTGCTTATTATAAAGGATCTTATTATTACCAGTAGGATAGCCTAGGAATGGTTCAAAGGTTATGTCCATGAACATCTGGGGGGCACCTCTACCCAAGACTGAAAGAGCCCGCTAGTATAAGTGCTCATGAATTAGAGTTCTTCAGATAAGCAAGGAGTGGTTTTTCTTTTGTTTGCAGTGGATTAAGCCGAGCCAATTCTTTGTAATCTGTTTATGTAAATTCGGGCCCAGAGATAGGCTATTGTGCTTCCTACTATGTCTCCTGCGACTATACCCCACCATGCCCCCTTTTGGCCAAGGTTAAAGATTATGGCTAGTATATATGCGAATATGACTATGAAGAGCAATTGTCTTATTATCGTTAATATTAGTGAGGTTGTTCCTTTTCCCACACCCTGGAATATGGAGTTTGACATGAGCCCTGGGGGTATGAAGATATAAAAGAGGCACATTACCCTGAGGAATTCTGTTATAAGGGGGGATAGGTGGCTTGTCTGTGGAGAATATGTGAATATCATTGAAATATAAGGTGCAAGTATGAAAGTTAAGATACTTGTAGCTAATGCTACGAGCATGCCTATTTTTATAGAATAACTATGGGCTATTGAAAGGTTCTTATACTTTCTGGCTCCATATGCCACTCCAGCAACTGTAATGGTACCCGCGCCGATTGATATGAGGGGTACGAAGCCTATCATCACAACCCTCCAACCGGCAGAATAGATCGCTACTGCATCTGTTCCAGCGACTGCAACAAATATTATATTCAAGATAGCTGTGCCCATTGAAATCACCAAAAATTCTACACTGGCTGGTAATGCAACCTCTAGGATGGATTTAGCAACCTGGAAGTCGGCTTTGAAATACTTCCATGACAAACTTGTGAAAGTATCTTTCTTGTGAAAGAACCAATATATTATAACAGCCGATACAATAAATTGGGATGCCAGGGTTGCCCATGCCGCCCCTGCAATACCCAACCCAAATGAATAGATAAGAATAGGATCCAGTATCATGTTAATTATAGCAGATACCATCATAGCATACATTGTCCTTTTAGTGTCACCCTCACCCCTCAAAATCCCATAGGCAGAACCAGTAAATAACATGAAAATTGTCCCGGCGAATACTATACGACCATAAATAAGGGAAAGATTAAGCGTAGCTTTCGCACCCAACATTAAAAGCATATCCCCCAGAAAAAATTCCAGTAAAAGTGTTATGAAGATTGAGATGACTATTGTGAGTATTATAGCATGTATTGCACTGTTGTTCACCCTTTTTGTGTCACCAGCCCCTATACACCTGGAAATGGAGGATGTTGCACCAGCACCAAGCCCATTTGAAAGACCTACAAGTATCATATAGAGTGGTGTGACGAATCCAATAGCTGCTAGGGCACCTCCCCCCAAGCCAGATACCCAAATGGCATCTATCAGATTATAAGTTGATGTTAAAAGCATGGCAACGACAAGATGACTTGACAACTTTAAAATGGCCTTTTTAGGATCTCCAGTGATGAGAGCAACGCCTTTAGTCTTATTACTTTCATTTTCCGGTTTCATTAAACATCACATGCCCTACTAATCCATCCAAGGAAAATCTTATATGAGTATCAATATTGTATCCTCTTTTACCAGCTAAGTAAATTGAATAGATTAATGTACATATAGTATTTCCAGGTTATCTTTCTATTGCTTTTAAGATCCCACACACCTTGAAAGGGAAGTATACATGGGGGTGTGAGTTAAATTTAGATACTACTTTTTTTTTCATAGGTTGTAGCCCACACCCTTAATAAAAGGTGTGGGGCCCATGACAGTCTCAAGGAGTGGGGGGTGTGAAGCCATTGGGGGGGGTGAACTTCTCAACTTTGCGAAGTTTCATGTTTGTGGAAGCCCCTATGTGTGGGGGGGTCACCCCCCCTTATGTTTAGA
Proteins encoded:
- a CDS encoding homeobox-containing protein,putative, with the protein product MKKSTIFIHNLSPIGKKLGIIGSLRQSGWGITKKESINSWVEIFVIGKYNEENM
- a CDS encoding pseudomurein-binding protein, with the translated sequence MGQGLIGLNMAGYVATIAYTSLLNITDDIKKFIIEHQTYISEDTAHCLIQVLAYVLVECGGEIFQPIGWCMRIGDGILTFRDHYLPQEYWKYISIHRTWIYGYELRSYVGEDHCIHYIEIPKNPDGSLRWEDAVYI
- a CDS encoding tetratricopeptide TPR_2 — encoded protein: MELDPTLKEALLYKGATLANIRMEKKASNCFNKVSEIDPNDYTAPFSKGILLNKLGKYKKALKHINKALQLNPNSEIAWFWKGCTLEKLEKLEKSIKCYDKALKINPKFVEAWRGKGVTLAKLGRYDEAVECYEKALQINPEDDKAWYNKGAALQKLGKYKEALKCYEKVTQLDPEDIEAWYKRGQTLEKLGRREEAEESYKRALKAKPDHEEAKKAIKRLETDKK
- a CDS encoding pseudomurein-binding protein, whose protein sequence is MIGENILRFRDHYLPKEYWKYIAYHHSWFDGYELRSYVGEDHCIHYIEIPKNPDGTLRWDEAVYI
- a CDS encoding chromate transporter, whose protein sequence is MADYLGCEAAGKYPDKKKRLEAIIYILTLISCVILIYYMSEPFKILAALTLIVTLIYGNKRISSPPRPKKLENLKEKILNL
- a CDS encoding putative efflux protein, MATE family — translated: MKPENESNKTKGVALITGDPKKAILKLSSHLVVAMLLTSTYNLIDAIWVSGLGGGALAAIGFVTPLYMILVGLSNGLGAGATSSISRCIGAGDTKRVNNSAIHAIILTIVISIFITLLLEFFLGDMLLMLGAKATLNLSLIYGRIVFAGTIFMLFTGSAYGILRGEGDTKRTMYAMMVSAIINMILDPILIYSFGLGIAGAAWATLASQFIVSAVIIYWFFHKKDTFTSLSWKYFKADFQVAKSILEVALPASVEFLVISMGTAILNIIFVAVAGTDAVAIYSAGWRVVMIGFVPLISIGAGTITVAGVAYGARKYKNLSIAHSYSIKIGMLVALATSILTFILAPYISMIFTYSPQTSHLSPLITEFLRVMCLFYIFIPPGLMSNSIFQGVGKGTTSLILTIIRQLLFIVIFAYILAIIFNLGQKGAWWGIVAGDIVGSTIAYLWARIYINRLQRIGSA